From the Pseudarthrobacter sp. MM222 genome, one window contains:
- a CDS encoding DUF4352 domain-containing protein, protein MSHENHSLPLPAPTAAPQPRPFFKKKRFLIPAGVLVLGIAMGSCSGGSKQASDAGPAATASTTAAATAATPETAAPAAAAPAPAAPAAAPAAAPAKPAAPAVGVPFSVKMGNGDVAKITIVSAVRTDAVTTTAFATAAKNGTYLLLDVLWETEAGKTSSNPFYFSAKDTNGRKADLSLFADNQLASGNVLPGDKARGFIAFDIAPGASTVMISTPLMQEAARIQIPA, encoded by the coding sequence ATGTCCCACGAGAATCACTCCCTGCCCTTGCCCGCTCCCACTGCAGCGCCTCAGCCGCGACCGTTCTTCAAGAAGAAGCGCTTCCTCATCCCCGCTGGCGTTCTGGTGCTTGGCATCGCCATGGGCTCGTGCTCCGGTGGGTCGAAGCAGGCAAGCGACGCCGGCCCCGCCGCCACGGCCTCGACGACTGCGGCGGCAACAGCTGCCACGCCGGAAACTGCTGCACCGGCCGCTGCCGCGCCGGCGCCGGCGGCGCCTGCTGCTGCACCGGCAGCTGCACCGGCGAAACCCGCCGCGCCCGCCGTCGGCGTTCCGTTCAGCGTCAAGATGGGAAACGGCGACGTCGCCAAGATCACGATTGTCTCGGCTGTTCGGACGGACGCTGTCACCACCACGGCCTTCGCGACGGCAGCCAAGAACGGGACTTATCTGCTCCTGGATGTCCTGTGGGAAACCGAGGCAGGGAAAACCAGCTCCAACCCGTTCTACTTCTCGGCCAAGGACACCAACGGGCGCAAGGCGGATCTCAGCCTGTTCGCTGACAACCAGCTCGCCTCGGGCAACGTTCTGCCGGGGGACAAGGCGCGGGGATTCATTGCTTTCGATATTGCTCCCGGTGCGTCGACCGTGATGATCTCCACCCCGCTGATGCAGGAAGCCGCACGCATTCAGATTCCGGCGTAA
- a CDS encoding class I SAM-dependent DNA methyltransferase yields the protein MPPKLKVDLAPSTMKELKDTLWKAADKLRGSMDASQYKDVILGLVFLKYVSDAFEERRGQIQAELEADGLNEEQIAQLIDDVDEYTGRGVFWVSERARWGYLAENAKGLPALNGAEPKQIGQLINEAMELIMADNKSLAATLPKIYNRDNVDQRRLGELLDLFNSARFTGQGASKARDLLGEVYEYFLEKFAKAEGKRGGEFYTPAGVVRVLVEVLEPHQGRVYDPCCGSGGMFVQAEKFLAAHNMEGSDISVYGQELNERTWRMAKMNLAIHGLNANLASRWGDTFARDQHPELTGNNGADFIMANPPFNIKDWARSESDPRWKYGVPPAGNANYAWIQHIISKLAPGGSAGVVMANGSMSSNSGGEGEIRAQLVEADLVSCMVALPTQLFRSTGIPVCTWFFAKDKTAGKNGSVDRTGQVLFIDARNLGYMVDRAERALSYEDIAKIANTYHAWRGTSSAVESGLTYDDEAGFCYSASLAEVKAADYALTPGRYVGAADGEGDDEPLDEKIGRLSKELFAQFEESERLAQVVREQLGRVS from the coding sequence ATGCCCCCGAAATTGAAGGTGGACCTCGCCCCGTCCACCATGAAGGAACTCAAGGACACCCTCTGGAAGGCCGCGGACAAACTGCGGGGCTCCATGGATGCCTCCCAGTACAAGGACGTGATCCTGGGCCTGGTGTTCCTGAAGTACGTCTCAGATGCATTCGAGGAGCGCCGGGGGCAGATCCAGGCCGAACTGGAAGCGGACGGGCTCAACGAAGAGCAGATCGCCCAGCTGATCGACGACGTGGACGAGTACACCGGCCGCGGCGTCTTCTGGGTATCGGAGCGGGCCCGCTGGGGCTACCTCGCCGAGAACGCCAAGGGCCTCCCGGCGCTCAACGGCGCCGAGCCCAAGCAGATCGGCCAGCTGATCAATGAGGCCATGGAGCTGATCATGGCGGACAACAAGAGCCTGGCCGCCACGCTTCCCAAGATCTATAACCGGGACAACGTGGACCAGCGCCGCCTCGGCGAGCTGCTGGACCTGTTCAACTCTGCCCGCTTCACCGGCCAGGGCGCCAGCAAGGCCCGGGACCTGCTCGGCGAGGTGTACGAGTACTTCCTGGAGAAGTTCGCCAAGGCGGAGGGCAAGCGCGGCGGCGAGTTCTACACCCCCGCCGGCGTGGTCCGTGTCCTGGTCGAGGTCCTCGAACCGCACCAAGGCCGGGTCTACGACCCCTGCTGCGGCTCGGGCGGCATGTTCGTCCAGGCCGAGAAATTCCTTGCAGCCCACAACATGGAGGGCTCGGACATCTCCGTCTACGGCCAGGAGCTCAACGAGCGCACCTGGCGTATGGCCAAAATGAACCTCGCCATCCACGGACTCAACGCCAACCTCGCCTCCCGCTGGGGCGACACCTTCGCCCGCGACCAGCACCCGGAACTTACCGGCAACAACGGCGCCGACTTCATCATGGCCAATCCGCCCTTCAACATCAAGGACTGGGCCCGCTCCGAATCCGACCCCCGCTGGAAGTACGGCGTCCCGCCGGCCGGCAACGCCAACTACGCCTGGATCCAGCACATCATCTCCAAACTTGCACCCGGCGGCAGTGCCGGCGTGGTCATGGCCAACGGCTCCATGTCCTCCAACTCCGGCGGCGAGGGCGAGATCCGCGCCCAGCTGGTGGAGGCCGACCTCGTCTCCTGCATGGTCGCGCTGCCCACCCAGCTGTTCCGCAGCACCGGCATCCCGGTGTGCACGTGGTTCTTCGCGAAGGACAAGACCGCCGGCAAGAACGGCTCCGTGGACCGCACCGGCCAGGTACTCTTCATCGACGCCCGCAACCTCGGCTACATGGTTGACCGCGCCGAACGCGCCCTGTCCTACGAGGACATCGCCAAGATCGCCAACACGTACCACGCCTGGCGCGGAACGAGCTCGGCGGTTGAGTCAGGCCTGACGTACGACGACGAGGCGGGCTTCTGCTATTCGGCCAGCCTCGCGGAGGTCAAGGCAGCGGACTACGCGCTCACGCCGGGCCGGTATGTTGGAGCGGCCGACGGGGAAGGCGACGACGAGCCGCTCGATGAGAAAATCGGACGGCTTTCCAAGGAGTTGTTTGCGCAGTTCGAGGAGTCCGAGCGGCTGGCTCAGGTTGTGCGCGAGCAGTTGGGGCGGGTGTCATGA
- a CDS encoding restriction endonuclease subunit S gives MNEWPVHAFGSGPLQMIDGDRGKNYPNGTDFAAEGYCLFLSARNVTKSGFLFEETTFVSADKDASLRAGKLIRGDVVLTTRGTVGNVAYFDESVPFENMRVNSGMLILRPDRARLDPRYLYYFVRSDFMAQQIESLTSGSAQPQLPVRDLSNATIPIPGMHEQRSIAEVLGALDDKIAANSKLAATASTLAGLIYDQATGQIESQPMSQVLQPVLGGTPPRSRDDFWDGDQPWASAKDITGADFGIVIDTVEKITDLAVASTKAKPLPKGSVILTARGTVGAVARLAAPASFNQSCYGFVPGVVPPGVLFFAIARATERAKEIAHGSVFDTITMKTFDHLAFPRFDSATMCETESKIGPLLESVSAAVTENSGLAATRDALLPQLMSGKLRVRDAERVLGDAGV, from the coding sequence ATGAACGAATGGCCCGTCCACGCTTTCGGCAGTGGCCCTCTCCAAATGATCGACGGAGATCGAGGTAAGAATTATCCCAACGGGACTGATTTTGCTGCTGAGGGATACTGTCTATTTCTAAGTGCGCGCAACGTCACCAAGTCTGGATTCTTGTTCGAAGAAACTACCTTTGTCTCCGCCGACAAGGACGCCTCCCTTCGCGCCGGAAAGCTTATTCGCGGTGACGTGGTTCTAACTACCCGCGGAACTGTGGGGAATGTAGCCTATTTCGACGAGTCTGTACCTTTCGAAAATATGCGCGTCAACTCCGGAATGCTTATCCTTCGGCCCGACAGAGCGCGCCTCGATCCGCGGTACCTCTACTACTTTGTCCGGTCTGACTTCATGGCACAGCAGATCGAGTCCCTCACATCGGGTAGTGCGCAGCCTCAGCTTCCGGTACGGGATCTGAGCAATGCCACCATCCCGATCCCTGGTATGCACGAGCAGCGCTCCATCGCAGAAGTGCTGGGGGCTCTCGACGACAAGATCGCCGCCAACTCCAAACTCGCCGCCACTGCCAGCACCCTTGCCGGGCTGATCTACGATCAAGCGACTGGCCAGATCGAGTCGCAGCCCATGAGCCAAGTTCTGCAGCCAGTATTGGGCGGAACGCCACCGCGCTCCCGCGATGATTTTTGGGACGGCGACCAGCCATGGGCTTCAGCTAAGGACATCACCGGGGCAGACTTCGGAATCGTTATCGACACCGTGGAAAAAATTACTGATCTCGCTGTGGCTAGTACCAAGGCCAAGCCACTGCCAAAGGGAAGCGTCATCCTAACGGCTCGGGGAACCGTTGGAGCCGTTGCCCGGTTGGCCGCTCCAGCTTCGTTCAATCAATCGTGCTACGGATTCGTCCCCGGAGTCGTCCCGCCGGGAGTGCTGTTCTTCGCAATCGCTAGAGCCACAGAGCGAGCCAAAGAAATCGCTCATGGTTCAGTATTTGACACCATCACGATGAAAACATTTGATCATTTGGCGTTCCCGAGATTCGATTCAGCCACGATGTGCGAAACGGAATCCAAGATCGGACCGCTCCTCGAATCTGTATCCGCAGCGGTGACTGAGAATTCCGGCCTTGCCGCCACCCGCGACGCTCTTCTCCCCCAGCTTATGTCCGGCAAACTGCGGGTCAGGGATGCCGAAAGGGTCCTGGGGGACGCAGGGGTATGA
- a CDS encoding type I restriction endonuclease subunit R: MTAAPAVAFSEADWEGVALELLAEPLGWRPLAGQDIAPGRGERDSWDELLIRPRLLEALRKLNPTVPAQYLQQAVAEIASPTSNDAITENHRLHNYLVDGYRLSYIDEDGNEANPTIHLLSSDPDQNDWLAVNQVTLVQGDYKRRFDLVLYCNGMPVSVIELKKAGSATADLASAHAQLQTYLREFPTAFRFCVFTLASDGIQAKYGTPFTPLNHFSPWNVDDDGVPVAPGHMEEGEAVTALETALQGLYNQERFLQLIRNFTAFDEGSDGLSKRIAKPHQYFAVTKAVGRTVQAVESNGKAGVVWHTQGSGKSMEMELYANLVARHPKLKNPTVVVITDRNELDGQLFEGFDRSLLLAESPKQVKKRSELRDELSNRTTGGIYFTTLQKFSRSKSEKDAGAEHPLLSNRRNIIVVVDEAHRSHYDDLDGYARHLRDALPHATLIAFTGTPISFDDRNTQDVFGEYIDIYDLSRAVEDGATVPVYFEPRLIKVGLASDVTEEILDQAADEATLGLDDTERARIEASVAVVNAVYGAPQRIVALAADLVAHWENRSAKMGKFIEAPGKAMIVGGTREICAKLYTAIVELRPDWHSDDLAKGKIKVVYSGTASDVPPVSDHVRRDSLNATVKERLKDVDDELDLVIVKDMMLTGFDAPPLHTLYLDRPLRGALLMQTLARVNRTFRGKEDGLLVAYAPLAENLAKALGEYTQSDQTNKPVGKNIDEAVGVTLSLVASLRELLAGYDWKAVLLKGGPKAFLNAVTGAVSYLRNPGTPGNQPADGEESLAAKYRRFSSQLSRAWALCSGSETLAELRPEIQVYEEIRVWMAKYDAADRQASGEPVPEEIQRLLGNLIATATSSGEVLDIYEAAGMPKPSLDDLTPEFIAKTQQARNPQLAIEALRKLIADELAKTTRNNVIRQRAFSERITELMKKYTNQQLTSAEVIAELVELAREVAAEGNRGDQFTPPLNSDELAFYDALAQNESAVEVQGEGVLADIARDLVSVMRRDVRTDWTVRDDVRAKLRSSIKRLLVRFGYPPDRQPEAIKLVMQQMESMAPRFVEVRA, translated from the coding sequence GTGACAGCAGCACCCGCAGTAGCCTTTTCCGAAGCCGACTGGGAAGGTGTAGCCCTTGAGCTCCTGGCCGAGCCGCTCGGCTGGCGGCCCTTGGCCGGACAGGACATCGCGCCCGGGAGGGGCGAGCGGGATTCCTGGGACGAGCTGCTGATCCGGCCCCGGCTGCTCGAGGCCCTGCGGAAGTTAAACCCGACAGTTCCGGCCCAATACCTGCAGCAAGCTGTCGCGGAAATCGCCTCGCCCACGTCCAACGATGCCATCACCGAAAATCACCGGCTCCACAACTACCTCGTGGACGGCTATAGGCTCAGCTACATCGACGAGGACGGCAACGAGGCCAACCCCACTATCCATCTGCTCAGCTCGGACCCGGACCAGAACGACTGGCTCGCCGTAAACCAGGTCACCCTTGTGCAGGGCGACTACAAACGCCGCTTCGACCTCGTGCTCTACTGCAACGGCATGCCGGTGAGCGTCATCGAACTCAAGAAAGCCGGCAGCGCCACCGCCGACCTCGCCTCAGCGCACGCCCAGCTGCAGACCTACCTGCGCGAGTTCCCCACGGCGTTCCGCTTCTGCGTGTTCACGCTCGCCTCGGATGGGATCCAGGCCAAGTACGGCACACCGTTCACTCCCCTGAATCACTTCTCACCGTGGAACGTCGACGACGACGGCGTGCCCGTTGCGCCCGGGCATATGGAAGAGGGTGAGGCCGTGACGGCTCTGGAGACGGCACTCCAGGGGCTCTACAACCAGGAGCGCTTCCTGCAGCTGATCCGCAACTTCACTGCGTTTGATGAGGGATCGGATGGGCTGTCCAAGCGGATCGCGAAGCCGCACCAGTACTTTGCCGTGACCAAAGCCGTGGGCAGGACCGTCCAGGCCGTGGAAAGTAACGGCAAGGCCGGCGTCGTCTGGCACACTCAGGGTTCGGGCAAGTCCATGGAAATGGAGCTATACGCCAATCTGGTGGCGCGCCACCCGAAGCTGAAAAACCCCACCGTCGTCGTCATCACAGACCGCAACGAACTCGACGGCCAACTGTTCGAGGGCTTCGACCGCAGCCTGCTGCTGGCAGAGTCCCCCAAACAGGTCAAGAAACGCTCCGAACTCCGGGACGAATTGAGCAATCGCACCACCGGCGGCATCTATTTCACCACCCTGCAGAAGTTCAGTCGCAGCAAGTCGGAGAAGGACGCCGGCGCCGAGCACCCGCTGCTGTCCAACCGGCGCAACATCATCGTGGTGGTGGACGAGGCTCACCGCTCACACTACGACGATCTTGACGGTTACGCCCGGCACCTGCGTGACGCCCTGCCGCACGCGACGCTGATAGCTTTCACCGGGACACCGATCTCGTTCGATGACCGGAACACCCAGGACGTGTTTGGCGAGTACATCGACATCTACGATCTCTCCCGGGCGGTGGAGGACGGCGCCACGGTGCCGGTGTACTTTGAGCCACGGCTCATCAAAGTGGGGCTCGCATCGGACGTGACGGAGGAGATCCTGGACCAGGCCGCCGACGAAGCCACGCTGGGCCTGGACGACACCGAGCGGGCACGCATCGAGGCAAGCGTCGCCGTCGTGAATGCCGTGTACGGTGCGCCGCAGCGAATTGTGGCGCTGGCCGCGGACCTGGTGGCGCACTGGGAGAACCGCAGCGCCAAGATGGGCAAGTTCATCGAGGCGCCGGGCAAGGCAATGATCGTAGGCGGCACGCGGGAAATCTGCGCGAAGCTGTACACCGCGATCGTGGAGCTGCGGCCGGACTGGCACTCCGATGACCTGGCCAAGGGCAAGATCAAGGTGGTTTATTCCGGGACGGCGTCCGACGTGCCGCCAGTCTCCGACCATGTGCGCCGCGACTCCCTGAATGCCACTGTGAAGGAACGACTCAAGGACGTGGACGACGAGCTGGATCTGGTAATCGTCAAGGACATGATGCTCACCGGCTTCGACGCCCCGCCACTGCACACCCTGTACCTGGACCGGCCGCTCAGAGGCGCGCTGCTGATGCAGACGCTAGCCCGGGTGAACCGCACCTTCCGCGGCAAGGAGGACGGGCTGCTGGTGGCGTACGCCCCGCTGGCGGAGAACCTGGCCAAGGCGCTGGGCGAGTACACGCAGTCCGACCAGACGAACAAGCCGGTGGGCAAGAACATCGACGAGGCCGTTGGCGTGACGCTTTCGCTCGTGGCCTCCCTGCGGGAATTGCTTGCAGGGTACGACTGGAAGGCCGTGCTGCTGAAGGGCGGGCCGAAGGCGTTTTTAAACGCCGTCACGGGAGCGGTGAGCTACCTGCGAAATCCTGGCACCCCCGGCAACCAGCCAGCCGACGGGGAAGAGTCGCTAGCAGCGAAATACCGCAGGTTCTCCAGCCAGCTTTCCCGCGCGTGGGCACTATGCTCCGGCTCTGAAACTCTTGCTGAGCTGCGTCCGGAGATTCAGGTATATGAGGAGATCCGCGTTTGGATGGCGAAATACGACGCCGCCGACCGGCAAGCCAGCGGCGAGCCCGTGCCGGAGGAGATCCAGCGGCTGCTGGGCAACCTCATCGCTACCGCGACGTCCTCCGGCGAAGTGCTCGACATCTACGAGGCCGCCGGCATGCCCAAGCCGTCGCTGGATGATCTGACCCCTGAGTTCATCGCCAAGACGCAGCAGGCGCGTAACCCGCAACTGGCCATCGAAGCACTGCGCAAGCTCATCGCCGACGAGCTAGCGAAGACGACCCGCAACAACGTCATCCGCCAGCGGGCTTTCTCCGAGCGGATAACCGAGCTGATGAAGAAGTACACCAACCAGCAGTTGACGTCAGCGGAGGTTATTGCCGAGCTGGTGGAGCTGGCCAGGGAAGTTGCCGCCGAAGGCAACCGCGGTGACCAGTTCACTCCCCCGTTGAACTCCGACGAACTGGCGTTCTACGATGCCCTGGCCCAGAACGAGTCGGCTGTGGAGGTCCAAGGCGAAGGCGTTCTGGCTGACATCGCCCGCGACTTGGTTTCCGTGATGCGGCGAGACGTGCGCACCGACTGGACCGTGCGTGACGATGTCCGGGCCAAACTCCGCTCCTCGATCAAGCGGCTCCTGGTCCGCTTCGGCTATCCGCCGGATAGGCAGCCCGAGGCCATTAAGCTGGTCATGCAACAGATGGAGTCCATGGCGCCGCGGTTTGTCGAAGTGCGGGCGTGA
- a CDS encoding AAA family ATPase — MHDLDKKYWTIRTMKSPRLAAISLTPFKSYQSVRIPIEPLTVLIGRNASGKSNALDAFEVLGRLARGLEIRDALDGSLEGLAPIRGGSSGLAPAGSEKRAIKLAVEVEDPDYGLLTMETEIAVGPEPKIISERLNLAGVRGKKSFTVFESVPQDDSWRGDIDARVYSGKRGVNPRTTLRSSQLLTFQVPQRLDTGSAAKRLVSDLCNRVLASLLGVFHLDPIPSSMRQYVPEKDTDLHRDARNLSAVLAHLKDSGAPDTWARLTSAIQRLPEHPISGVEFVSTSFGDVMAGIRESFDDHVEIIPARQMSDGMLRMLAITTSILGGASSLAISPSLSGAESTPTLLIEELENGLHPSQAHALLQLIVESISSGEQQLVVTTHSPALLNALSGEQHRGVLIVSRDKSSGWSSVSRLIDLPGYHRALASEPLGSLVENGRISEAFESPVIARESIDDFLRMI; from the coding sequence ATGCACGACCTCGACAAAAAGTATTGGACAATCAGAACCATGAAATCTCCTCGACTCGCGGCAATTTCTCTGACCCCCTTCAAGTCATACCAGAGTGTCCGCATACCGATTGAACCGCTGACCGTATTGATCGGCCGCAACGCGAGCGGTAAATCGAATGCGCTAGACGCTTTTGAAGTGCTCGGCCGCCTTGCACGCGGACTGGAGATCCGCGATGCGCTCGACGGGAGCCTGGAAGGTCTCGCCCCCATCCGTGGTGGATCCAGTGGTTTGGCGCCGGCGGGATCCGAGAAGCGTGCTATCAAGTTGGCGGTAGAAGTCGAAGATCCCGATTATGGACTTCTCACCATGGAGACAGAAATAGCGGTTGGTCCGGAACCGAAAATCATATCCGAACGTCTCAACCTGGCGGGGGTGAGGGGAAAAAAGAGCTTCACAGTTTTCGAATCGGTTCCACAAGACGACTCTTGGCGTGGTGATATCGACGCGAGGGTCTACAGCGGAAAACGTGGAGTAAACCCGCGGACTACCTTGAGATCCTCACAGTTACTGACATTCCAGGTGCCGCAAAGGCTTGACACTGGGTCTGCTGCAAAACGCCTAGTAAGTGATCTCTGCAACCGCGTTCTGGCCAGTCTCTTGGGCGTATTTCACTTAGACCCTATCCCTAGCTCTATGCGGCAATATGTGCCTGAAAAAGACACCGATCTACACCGCGACGCGAGAAATTTGTCAGCAGTCTTAGCCCATTTGAAGGACAGTGGCGCTCCGGACACTTGGGCCCGTCTTACAAGCGCAATCCAGCGTCTTCCCGAGCACCCCATATCTGGAGTCGAATTCGTGAGCACGAGTTTCGGTGATGTCATGGCAGGCATCCGGGAATCTTTCGACGATCATGTCGAGATAATTCCAGCCCGCCAGATGAGTGATGGAATGCTCCGAATGTTGGCAATCACAACATCGATCCTCGGCGGGGCTTCGAGCCTAGCCATTTCACCTTCTCTTTCGGGTGCAGAGTCAACCCCCACCCTGCTGATTGAAGAGCTGGAGAACGGACTTCACCCTTCGCAGGCACACGCCCTCCTGCAGCTAATCGTTGAGTCCATTAGTTCAGGCGAGCAGCAACTAGTGGTAACGACCCATTCACCCGCCCTTCTCAACGCACTCAGCGGAGAACAGCACCGAGGGGTATTGATCGTCTCCAGAGATAAGTCCTCCGGGTGGAGCTCAGTTTCACGACTCATCGACCTACCCGGTTATCACCGGGCTTTGGCCTCGGAGCCTCTCGGAAGCCTTGTCGAAAACGGCCGTATATCGGAGGCCTTTGAGAGCCCCGTGATCGCTCGGGAGAGTATCGACGATTTCCTGAGGATGATCTGA
- a CDS encoding RipA family octameric membrane protein yields MTVPEPIDVHLFPQGVPTDEKDVARLFELYKLMVTSSESLVARRQGVNTFFVTMNGAVLTAAGFLLTNGKDPRLQMLGLMALTVTGGILAFAWRSLILSFGQLNTGKFVVINRLEKVLPAAIYLAEWKALGEGQQPKKYRTFTSKEVWTPWAFFAVYVTATVAELATFFTIS; encoded by the coding sequence ATGACCGTGCCGGAACCAATAGACGTTCACCTTTTCCCTCAGGGCGTACCCACTGACGAAAAGGATGTAGCGCGCCTCTTTGAACTGTACAAACTCATGGTCACGAGCTCTGAGTCCCTGGTCGCCAGACGTCAGGGTGTCAACACTTTCTTCGTCACCATGAACGGTGCAGTCCTCACCGCCGCCGGCTTTCTTCTCACTAATGGGAAAGATCCTCGTCTTCAGATGTTGGGGCTCATGGCACTCACTGTAACGGGCGGGATATTGGCTTTTGCGTGGCGAAGCCTCATTTTGTCGTTCGGTCAGCTCAACACTGGAAAGTTTGTTGTAATCAATAGGCTCGAAAAAGTGCTGCCGGCGGCTATATACCTGGCTGAATGGAAAGCGCTTGGCGAAGGCCAACAGCCAAAGAAGTACCGCACGTTTACTTCCAAAGAGGTGTGGACGCCCTGGGCATTCTTTGCGGTGTATGTCACTGCCACCGTAGCCGAGTTGGCTACATTCTTTACAATCTCCTAG
- a CDS encoding DUF7701 domain-containing protein — protein MNYVDEVAALIRAEVPPHKLPEEDTRTLFRSYAVLLFAKGQEVTSSDVHNAWVAWMSEREPNHDALVPFDELDKAVAMEDEPYAAAIRAVSRSMARSI, from the coding sequence ATGAACTACGTCGATGAGGTTGCCGCACTGATCCGCGCCGAGGTGCCTCCACACAAGCTACCCGAGGAAGACACCAGGACCCTCTTCCGCTCTTACGCAGTTCTTCTGTTTGCGAAGGGCCAGGAGGTCACGTCCTCTGATGTTCACAATGCATGGGTCGCTTGGATGTCTGAACGTGAACCGAATCATGACGCGTTGGTGCCGTTTGATGAGCTAGATAAGGCCGTGGCTATGGAGGACGAGCCGTATGCTGCGGCGATACGAGCCGTCTCGAGATCCATGGCCCGGTCAATATGA
- a CDS encoding TIR domain-containing protein, which produces MEDRWSRDFLVQQAKDSRNQIEFVDYSVQNPFDTSWKTQCKERIARTRGTVVLIGPTTAYSDAVLWEIEETKRQGHYMFGIQIHSDRTHPVPPGLPSANVIRWDSQQITDWLATWV; this is translated from the coding sequence ATGGAAGACCGCTGGTCGCGGGATTTTTTGGTCCAACAAGCAAAGGACTCGCGGAACCAAATCGAGTTCGTTGATTATTCGGTGCAGAATCCGTTCGACACTTCTTGGAAAACGCAATGCAAGGAGAGGATCGCTCGCACGCGAGGAACGGTTGTGCTGATCGGTCCCACAACGGCGTACTCAGACGCAGTTCTGTGGGAGATTGAAGAGACAAAACGTCAGGGTCACTACATGTTCGGAATCCAGATTCACTCCGATCGCACGCATCCCGTACCCCCGGGTCTGCCGTCAGCTAATGTGATCCGATGGGATTCTCAGCAGATAACGGACTGGCTGGCGACGTGGGTCTAG